Proteins encoded in a region of the Paenibacillus sp. E222 genome:
- the ytvI gene encoding sporulation integral membrane protein YtvI gives MDRIIIKRLLRGLWVIIATILIAVAIYLLFPLLYPFAIAWVIAYAMNPLVKLLQYKARFPRWLAVTLSLIIYFGAIVVVLSAAVTRMVKEVISLTTSFDLHVDEIKATFVRWTQNDTIQSLIGQINEFYKENPNYQETINSNISKTTETVGTAVTDLVTGFFNMILNLLTSLPNMGAVLIVVLLSAFFISKSWNRHSITVSGWVPSSIRKPITDIWNDLKKALFGYARAQLIMISITALFVMIGLLVLQVKSAFTIALLIGLVDLLPYLGVGLVMVPWAAYLLMNGELYLGIGISIVYLIVLIARQIIEPKVLASSVGLDPLATLVGMFVGLKLFGVLGLIIGPVSLVILDAFNRANVFRDLRTYIINGRVR, from the coding sequence TTGGATAGAATCATAATAAAACGTCTGCTGCGCGGCTTATGGGTGATTATCGCGACCATACTCATTGCTGTTGCCATATACCTGCTGTTCCCGCTGTTATATCCTTTTGCCATTGCCTGGGTTATCGCCTATGCGATGAATCCTCTGGTAAAGTTGCTTCAATACAAGGCACGATTTCCTCGCTGGCTGGCTGTAACCTTATCACTAATCATTTATTTCGGGGCCATTGTTGTCGTATTGTCCGCTGCGGTAACCCGTATGGTAAAGGAAGTCATTTCACTAACGACGAGCTTCGACCTTCATGTCGATGAGATTAAGGCTACGTTCGTCCGCTGGACCCAGAATGACACGATTCAGAGTTTAATTGGACAGATTAATGAATTTTACAAGGAAAATCCCAACTATCAGGAGACGATTAACAGCAATATTAGCAAAACAACCGAAACGGTAGGTACAGCAGTAACGGATCTGGTCACCGGATTTTTCAACATGATCCTGAATCTGCTCACTTCTCTACCCAACATGGGAGCCGTATTAATCGTGGTTTTGCTCTCCGCTTTTTTTATCAGCAAAAGCTGGAACAGACACAGCATTACTGTATCAGGCTGGGTACCTTCATCCATTCGCAAACCGATTACCGACATATGGAATGATCTCAAAAAAGCACTGTTCGGTTATGCACGAGCCCAGTTGATTATGATCTCCATCACCGCATTATTTGTCATGATTGGATTGCTTGTGCTCCAGGTTAAATCTGCCTTCACGATTGCTTTGCTCATCGGTCTAGTAGATCTGCTCCCTTATCTCGGCGTTGGCCTCGTGATGGTTCCTTGGGCAGCGTACCTGCTTATGAACGGAGAACTGTACCTGGGGATCGGCATCAGTATTGTATATCTGATTGTGCTGATTGCTCGCCAAATCATTGAACCCAAAGTGCTTGCCAGCAGTGTCGGCTTGGACCCTCTCGCCACACTGGTTGGCATGTTTGTGGGATTGAAATTGTTTGGTGTACTCGGTTTGATCATTGGCCCTGTCAGCCTCGTTATCCTTGATGCATTCAATCGAGCGAACGTGTTCCGTGATCTCCGGACATATATTATTAACGGACGCGTCCGATAA
- a CDS encoding FxsA family protein: MRRWMWALLLIIPVIELFGFILMSDWIGAGKTLLLMILTSLIGIAMLQFEGRKVLIDAKSEMERGKVPGRKMVDGLFIFVGGFLLLIPGFITDLIGFTLLFPVTRSVYRLFFLGWLEKKMRNGSIKFYRGPKQ, translated from the coding sequence ATGCGAAGATGGATGTGGGCCCTGCTATTAATCATTCCGGTGATTGAACTGTTTGGTTTCATTCTTATGAGTGACTGGATTGGAGCCGGAAAGACTTTGCTTCTCATGATTCTCACGTCCTTGATCGGTATAGCCATGTTGCAGTTTGAAGGACGAAAAGTACTTATCGATGCCAAATCCGAGATGGAGCGCGGTAAAGTGCCCGGAAGGAAAATGGTAGATGGACTTTTTATTTTTGTCGGTGGTTTCCTCCTGCTGATTCCGGGATTTATTACAGATCTGATCGGATTTACACTGTTGTTTCCAGTAACACGTTCAGTGTACCGTCTATTCTTCCTGGGCTGGCTGGAGAAGAAAATGAGAAATGGAAGTATTAAGTTTTATCGTGGCCCGAAACAATAG
- a CDS encoding thioesterase family protein, producing the protein MQQQSNGSWYTARLRVRYQESDQMGVVYHANYLNWFEIGRTEMIRQMGYTYRKMEEQGLLLPVTGLDVKYHKPARYDDDIIIFTRIAAFSGLRLNYEYDIRRMTPDLNEQIGDGQRVWLSEESLPGERLVTGSTQHVWVNGDWKPVRLDKAASELYSALEKVWLSGKG; encoded by the coding sequence ATGCAGCAACAAAGCAATGGCAGTTGGTACACGGCACGCCTTCGCGTGCGTTATCAGGAAAGTGATCAGATGGGTGTGGTCTATCACGCCAACTATTTAAATTGGTTTGAAATCGGTCGAACCGAGATGATTCGCCAAATGGGGTATACATATCGTAAAATGGAGGAACAGGGGTTACTGCTTCCGGTAACCGGACTGGATGTGAAATATCATAAACCTGCCCGGTATGATGATGACATCATCATTTTCACCCGTATTGCTGCGTTTAGTGGTCTGCGACTGAACTATGAGTATGACATAAGGCGCATGACTCCAGACCTTAATGAGCAGATAGGCGACGGGCAACGAGTATGGTTATCTGAGGAGTCCCTTCCTGGTGAACGATTGGTTACAGGCTCTACCCAGCATGTATGGGTCAATGGGGACTGGAAGCCAGTCAGGCTGGATAAGGCAGCTTCTGAGCTCTACAGCGCGCTTGAGAAAGTGTGGCTTTCAGGAAAGGGGTAA
- the pyk gene encoding pyruvate kinase, with the protein MRKTKIVCTIGPSSESLENTKKLIMAGMNVARLNFSHGDFDEHGGRITAIRQACEELNKTVAILLDTKGPEIRTGKLEVEPIELVQDEYITLTTEEILGTKERLSITYADLPSDVEPGSTILIDDGLIGLTVVEVQGTEIKCRIVNGGTIKSKKGVNVPGVAISLPGITEKDANDIVFGIEQGVDFIAASFVRKASDVLEIRELLEKHNAGHIQIISKIENQQGVDNLDEILEVSDGLMVARGDLGVEIPAEEVPLVQKRMIEKCNVAGKPVITATQMLDSMQRNPRPTRAEASDVANAIFDGTDAIMLSGETAAGKYPVESVLTMSRIAEKAESALPYQELYLKQRVAQQTTVTEAISQSVALSAQDLNAKAIITSTESGHTARMISKYRPESPIIAVTTEDRTSRRLALAWGVTPVKGRLVDSTDALFENAIEGGVKSGLVKEGDLVVITAGVPLGRSGSTNLIKVSQIPNNA; encoded by the coding sequence ATGCGCAAAACAAAGATTGTATGTACGATTGGTCCATCCAGTGAATCATTGGAGAATACCAAAAAATTGATTATGGCCGGTATGAATGTGGCCCGTTTGAACTTCTCCCACGGTGATTTCGATGAGCACGGCGGACGGATCACAGCAATTCGCCAAGCATGCGAAGAGCTGAACAAGACAGTAGCGATCTTGCTGGACACCAAAGGACCGGAAATTCGGACAGGTAAACTCGAAGTGGAGCCAATCGAATTGGTTCAAGACGAGTACATCACTTTGACAACAGAAGAAATTCTGGGCACCAAAGAACGTCTCTCCATTACGTATGCAGATCTTCCGAGTGATGTTGAACCGGGATCTACAATTCTGATCGACGACGGTCTGATCGGACTGACTGTGGTGGAAGTGCAAGGCACCGAGATCAAATGCCGTATCGTTAACGGCGGTACGATCAAAAGCAAAAAAGGTGTTAACGTTCCGGGCGTTGCCATTTCTCTGCCGGGTATCACTGAAAAAGATGCCAACGATATCGTATTTGGTATCGAACAAGGTGTCGATTTCATCGCGGCTTCTTTTGTTCGTAAAGCAAGCGACGTGCTTGAGATTCGTGAATTGCTTGAAAAACACAATGCTGGACATATCCAAATCATCTCCAAAATTGAGAACCAACAAGGTGTGGACAACCTCGATGAAATCCTTGAAGTGTCCGACGGCCTGATGGTTGCTCGTGGAGACCTGGGTGTAGAGATTCCTGCGGAAGAAGTACCATTGGTACAAAAACGCATGATCGAAAAATGTAACGTTGCAGGCAAACCGGTTATCACAGCTACACAAATGCTGGATTCCATGCAGCGCAACCCGCGTCCAACACGTGCGGAAGCAAGTGACGTGGCTAATGCGATCTTCGACGGTACAGATGCAATCATGTTGTCTGGTGAGACAGCTGCGGGTAAATACCCAGTTGAATCCGTTCTGACAATGTCCCGTATTGCCGAAAAAGCAGAATCCGCTCTGCCTTACCAAGAGCTGTATCTGAAACAACGTGTTGCTCAACAAACAACAGTTACTGAAGCAATCAGCCAATCTGTTGCCCTGTCAGCTCAAGATCTGAACGCTAAAGCGATCATTACTTCGACTGAATCCGGTCATACAGCACGTATGATTTCTAAATATCGTCCAGAATCTCCAATCATCGCGGTGACAACGGAAGACAGAACTTCCCGTCGTCTTGCGCTGGCTTGGGGTGTAACACCAGTCAAAGGAAGACTTGTTGATTCCACTGACGCTTTGTTTGAAAATGCAATTGAAGGCGGCGTGAAATCCGGACTTGTAAAAGAAGGAGACCTTGTTGTTATTACAGCGGGTGTACCTCTGGGTCGTTCCGGTTCCACGAACCTGATCAAAGTAAGCCAAATTCCAAACAACGCATAA
- a CDS encoding acetyl-CoA carboxylase carboxyltransferase subunit alpha → MAGELPYEAPLVEMRKKIEELVQFGQEKGIDFTDEIARLEERYHRLEEEIYSGITAAQKMHLARHQQRPTALDLIQLIFTDFMELHGDRMFGDDLAVVGGLAKLNGKTVTVIGQQRGKDTKDNIARFFGSAHPEGFRKGLRLMKQANKFGRPIITFVDTKGAYPGNTAEERGQSEAIARNLLEMAKLSVPVIVVVIGEGGSGGALAMAVGNRVLMLEHAIYSAISPNGAASILWKDASKADQAAEAMKITAKDLLEMEVIEEIIPEPRGGAHRDYEESAAAISEALIRHLDEMKGWTGDQLKQDRYEKFRKIGSVTFEPEVQIEVPQVPVEVDTAGNLSGNAE, encoded by the coding sequence ATGGCGGGTGAGTTGCCATATGAAGCGCCTCTGGTTGAGATGCGCAAAAAGATCGAAGAGCTCGTACAGTTTGGACAGGAAAAAGGCATCGACTTCACTGACGAAATTGCCCGCCTGGAAGAACGTTATCATAGACTTGAAGAAGAGATTTATTCCGGCATAACGGCTGCACAGAAAATGCATCTGGCGCGGCATCAGCAGCGTCCGACAGCGCTGGATCTGATTCAATTGATATTTACCGATTTCATGGAGTTGCACGGCGACCGCATGTTCGGAGACGATCTGGCGGTTGTTGGCGGACTAGCGAAGCTGAACGGAAAAACAGTAACGGTCATCGGCCAACAGCGGGGGAAAGATACGAAGGATAATATCGCCCGCTTTTTTGGGAGCGCACATCCGGAAGGATTTCGAAAAGGGCTGCGTTTGATGAAACAAGCGAACAAATTTGGTCGTCCAATTATTACATTCGTTGATACTAAAGGGGCGTATCCGGGTAATACTGCTGAAGAGAGAGGTCAATCGGAAGCTATTGCCCGTAACCTGCTGGAAATGGCGAAGCTCTCGGTGCCTGTTATTGTAGTGGTCATCGGCGAGGGCGGAAGCGGCGGGGCCCTCGCTATGGCAGTGGGTAATCGTGTGTTGATGCTGGAGCATGCGATTTACTCTGCGATCTCTCCGAACGGAGCTGCATCGATTCTCTGGAAAGATGCATCCAAGGCAGATCAGGCGGCCGAAGCGATGAAAATAACGGCCAAAGACCTTCTGGAGATGGAGGTCATTGAAGAAATAATCCCTGAGCCACGCGGCGGCGCTCATCGGGATTATGAAGAATCTGCGGCTGCGATCAGCGAGGCCTTGATTCGTCATCTGGACGAGATGAAAGGCTGGACTGGTGACCAATTGAAACAGGATCGGTATGAGAAATTCCGTAAAATTGGATCAGTCACGTTTGAACCTGAAGTGCAGATAGAAGTCCCTCAGGTGCCTGTTGAAGTCGATACAGCGGGTAATTTGTCGGGAAATGCTGAATGA
- the accD gene encoding acetyl-CoA carboxylase, carboxyltransferase subunit beta, translating to MFKDIFQKKRKYATIPSERALRGEGQEAGERPKREIPEGLMNKCSKCGTIQYSKELEKNLKVCPACGYHMRLNAMERIAMVLDEQGFVEYDADMVSVNPLDFPGYSNKLEQQRLKSGLKEAVITGEGTIEGLPVVVAVMSFDFFTGSMGSVVGEKITRAIEHATEKRLPLIIFSTSGGARMQESILSLMQMAKTSAALSRLDEQGGLYISVITDPTTGGVSASFASLGDIIIAEPGAVFGFAGRIVIEQTIRQKLPDDFQTAEFNLQHGQLDMVVHRKELRATLGKLLDMHSEKGGV from the coding sequence GTGTTCAAAGATATATTCCAGAAAAAACGGAAGTACGCCACCATACCTTCCGAGCGTGCGCTTCGTGGCGAAGGTCAGGAAGCTGGAGAACGTCCAAAACGGGAAATACCTGAAGGGCTTATGAACAAGTGCAGCAAATGCGGCACGATTCAATATAGCAAGGAATTGGAAAAAAACCTGAAAGTATGTCCGGCTTGCGGCTACCATATGCGTTTGAACGCAATGGAACGTATTGCCATGGTTCTAGATGAGCAAGGGTTTGTGGAGTATGACGCTGATATGGTATCGGTTAATCCGCTTGACTTCCCTGGATATAGCAACAAACTGGAGCAGCAGCGCCTGAAGTCAGGACTGAAGGAAGCTGTTATTACAGGTGAGGGAACCATAGAAGGTTTGCCTGTGGTTGTTGCTGTCATGAGCTTCGACTTCTTTACAGGCAGTATGGGTTCGGTTGTCGGAGAGAAAATTACCCGTGCGATTGAACATGCCACAGAGAAACGTTTGCCTTTGATTATTTTCTCGACATCTGGGGGTGCCCGGATGCAAGAGAGTATTCTTAGCCTTATGCAAATGGCGAAAACAAGCGCGGCTTTGTCCCGTTTAGATGAACAGGGCGGGTTGTATATTTCGGTCATCACGGATCCGACGACAGGTGGAGTTTCAGCCAGTTTTGCGAGTCTTGGTGATATCATTATTGCCGAGCCCGGAGCTGTATTTGGCTTTGCCGGCCGAATCGTTATTGAGCAGACGATCCGTCAGAAACTGCCTGATGATTTCCAAACGGCAGAATTTAATTTGCAGCACGGCCAGCTGGACATGGTGGTCCATCGCAAAGAACTTCGAGCCACCCTTGGCAAGCTTCTAGACATGCATAGTGAAAAAGGAGGGGTCTAA